The Bubalus kerabau isolate K-KA32 ecotype Philippines breed swamp buffalo chromosome 8, PCC_UOA_SB_1v2, whole genome shotgun sequence genomic sequence GGTCCCCAGGCCCAGCCGGGAAGTGGGGTGCCCCCCCGCTAGCCTCCAACACAGGCTACCACCGGAGCCCCTCAGTCTGCTCCTCACAGGGCATCTTCCTGCCGAAGACTGCTCTGCAACCAGGAATCACTTTTGTTAAGCTGTCCAAGGACAACATGGGACACACCGGCCCGTGAGGGGTCCTGAACACGAACAGCATGAATGCAGAAGGTGGAATTTTCTACTTTGAGCtgtgttttccacattttttCACACTGAACTTTGTATTCATTTATCAGGATGGAGGGACAATCACCTGTCTTTTATGCACTGGTTCTGGCTCGCACACCACCTGTGAGTCAGACAAGTCAAGTCAGACCCTTGTATCATTGGCCACAAGCCAAGTCTTCCCAGGGACTCTGCATGTGCCACGTTGGCGCACAGGTCCCGAGAACCAGGTGCCTGGACACAATCACCCCACAGCTACTCTGGACACCTGACACTCAACAAAAATGCTGGCATCACCCAGCCAGCTCTCCCCGAGTCTGGAAGCCATGGAGGAGTCACTGTCTTTCCTTCTATGAAGTGCATGAACCCTGGGGACAACAGATAAGCACCCCCGATCCCCAGCTCCAAGTGCTCCCCAGCACAGGACCCAGTACTCACCTCCAGAGCCGGTTCCGGGGCCTCCCCTGCCCCAGACACGGGGGGCCCCATCATGCCTGTGGCAGCACTGAAGGCCAGCTCGCTGAGAGGCCCCGAGTTCACTGGGCCCAGAGCTGGCCGGGATGCTGGGGGAGGGTTTGGATGATGCAGCTGGGGCCCTGGGGGGCCTCCAAGGTTAGGGGCGTGCAGCCCCGGGGGCCCAGGGTTATGGGCTGGGTCCAGGTGACCTGCTGGTGCCATCTGAGGAGGAGAGAATAACCTAGTAAAACGGCTCGAGGGCTCCCTGGGGGGACACCTCCACAGCCCCTCGACTCGACACTGACCTGGCCTGGGAGGCAGGGGCCAGACTTCTCTGGCGTCAGGAGGTTGCTGGGAATGTCGGGTTGATAGGAGACAGGCGGAGGCCCTGGGGTGAACTCAGTCAGGGTTGGGGTGCTGGGTGTGGTGGGTGGGAAGGATTCAGGGAAGGTCCCGGGTCCCAGGAAGCTGGAACCTGAGAAAGGAGAGCCAGGTCCAGGTGAGGGCAGGGGGCTCACGCTGGCCGAGCCACAAGGGCAGACTGGCCACAGCACGGGTGGGACTCACGGCGCTCGCCCAGAGGATGTTGGCCTTTATGGAAGTTGCTACTTGGAAAAGGGCATTTCTTCTCATTGCTGCCGGGGGAAGTGGTCATGACACTGCCAGGAGGCTGTGAGGGGACAGGAATGGGACCCACCACACCCAGATACTCCCACCCGCAGGGCTGGATGGGGCTGGTCTGGAAGTGTGCCAACACAGACCTCTGTTCTAAACCTCTGGAGAGGTGGGCACAGCCACAGCCCAGGCCCTgctgcccaccccccacacccagcTGGGCATCTGTACCCCCAAGTCCCCAACCAGGCCCCCATGCTTGTGGCCCTCAGAGCAACGTATTCACAGGCGGTAGACTGGTGGGAGAGGCTGGATCATCGCCCAGGGGCCTAATTTTCCAGGGCGAGTCCCCTGTACTCACCCTGGCCAGGGTAGTCGCCAGGGGCCGGGGCTGAGGGGGGTTGCAGGGGGGTGAAGGGCGTGGCACCCGGGCCCAGGGCGGCGATCATCTCCATCACGCTGGGCATGAGCATGTGGGCAGGGCTCACAGTGCGGCAGCGCTTCAGCACTGGCCCATCTGGCTCTTCCTTGACGTGTAAGTCAGGCTTCACCGGCACTGGCTTCCAGCTGCACGTGGGGTCGATGGTGATCTCCTCGAAGTCAGAGCTGGGCGGGCACAGCAGGGCTGGTTACCAGCTGCCCTGCTGTCTCTCCCGGCCCTGCACTGTTCCTAGGCCAACCTTCCACTCAAATGCTTGTGGCCGCCCAGCACGCTCCACGTGCCTGTGGCATCCAAGTTGGACATGGATTCCGTCCACGGCCTGGAGCCGAGGCTGCTCCATGCTGAGTCAGCACGGGGTGTCTCCACGCCTGTCCCAGGGCTGCCCTCTGGGGCTGTAGGAAAGACTTACTTCTGAATGTAAATGAGAATGCCCAGCATGTACTGGTCCACCTCCAGGCCCTCCAGCAACGCCGTCTTGCTGTAGAAAACCAAGGGGACACAGCTCAGAAGGCTGGCCTAATCTCACCTGGAGCACGGGCCCCATCACATCTCCACCCCGTGTGAGATGACCCTGCGTGAGGTCGCTGCCTCGAGCAGCACCTTGCTTCCAGGCCTGTACTGTGAGCCCCACATCTGGGGCAGGCACTTCTCAGTGCTGATGGAAGGAAATGACTGATAATAGTCCCTGAGGACGTGCCACCCACCCCCAGAGCCACGGGGACCATCTCTGACGCACTCACTTGCACACGGGGCACCTCCAGGTCCCTCGCTCACAGTTAAGCTGTAAATAGGACTCCAGGTCAAAGCACTGCAGAGAAAGGGGAGACAGTTACTCACACTGGGGCTGGAGGTAACCCAGCCATGCCCTGCGAGCCAGCCCTGCAGTTCCAGGGACGTGGGGCTTATTTACTGCATGTTTGAGAAGGCGCATGTGCCAGGCTTTCACCATGGCACCATCCTCATGTAAGAGATAGGATGCCTACGGAGCCTTCATGGGAATGACGTGTGGCCAAAGCAAGAATTGGCCAACCGTGCTGATAGGGAACAACCTCCATGATGTACAGCGATGGGCATACTGCTTATGTAACCAAAAGGTGGGGAGTGAGGGGGAAGGTGCGGGTACTTGTCTACCCACAGTGTTTCTGCAGAAAGAACCTGAGGTGCTGCTCCTGGGGGCAAGGCAGGGAGCAGACTGTGCCCTGCATCCCTGATGCTGTTTGAAATCGGagccccaggacttccctgatggtccaggtggggccatgctctcaatgcagggggcctgggtttgattcccagtcagggaactctatctcacatgctgcaactcagagttcatgtgccgcaactaaagattctgcccATAGTaactgaaagatcccacatggccgcaacaaagactgaagacctgcacgccacaactaagacgcAGTGcacccaaataagtaaataaagaggAGATGAGTAAACACAATGAAGCCTCAAGAACCCAGTAAAACGGCTGTTATCCTTAGGATAATATTAGAAGAAACAAAAGCCCAGTcagagggaagagggcaggggaGCCAGGCCGCCTGTCCACTGGCTGGCCTGCCCTGCCGACCACTAGCCGAGGTGCTCAGAGGCCACATCTGCCAAAAACAGTTAAATGGCAGCAAAATCTTTGGCAAAGCACTGTGGTGACCACCCACCTGTATGTGGCGACAGTCGTGGCCCCGGGCAGGGAGCTGGATCCTGCGGAAGGTGATGGGGCACTTGAGGGCCACCTTGATGGCTGTCTGCTCCACCCCATCCTCTCCGTTGGGCCCTGGGGTGCCAGGGATGGTTCCGCTGCTGAAATTCCGCTTTACTGACACCAACAGGGGAAAGCAGGATGTGAGCGAGGGCAGCCAAGCGGGACTAGGCCACTGCTAGCTCAGCACCTCTGAGGGCCATTCTGGGACTGACCACTACCCTCTGCACGGAGCCCCCGACCCAGAGGAGACAGCCTTGTCTAACATGTGGACGTGCCAGGTGTGGCAGTGGCCCCAGCAGGGCTGAGGAGCGCGAGGGCCACTCACTCTTGGTGATGCAGTGCTCAGCAGGCAGGAGGCGCTTCTTGAGGAGGCCCTGCAGCACTGAGCGGACGGACGGCCGATGCACCAGCTGCAGCACGAAGAGGTGGGACTGCAACGGGAGGATGTGGTCGGTGGGGTGCGGCCCGGGGAGGCTCTGTGCTGGCCCACTCTCTCTCACAGCTAATGCACAGGCAGGCTACTGCCGCGCCTCCCCGGGCAGTCAGGAGCCCACACCCACAGCTATCAGTAAAGCTCACTGTGTGTCTGCACCAGTGTTCAACCAGGGCCTCTCTGTTGAAACACAATTATTCGAGAGGCCCCTGAGTGCACCCTGCCTACAGCATCCACTGGTATCCTATGCTGGGTCCACGTGGTAACACCCCAGGCTCACAGGGCTGCATTAGGGCTGCCTTGCCTCTGCTCCCTCCCACCTAAGCTGATCAGAGCTGTGCATCTAAGTGCTTCTTCTAGTGCTGCATCTGGAGCTGCCGGAACCCAGATGACTCCTTCAGGGTCAGCTGGGACTCCGGACTTTGTAAGCTTCTTCCAGGAAAAGAGGCAAGCTTAGCTTGCTTCTCTTACATAATTAACATTTGAAGCTTACACGAGCATCAAATCTAGTTACTGAACCTAACCGGAAAGCTGCCAGGACATTTTTAACTGAGACCCTTTTCTCAAAGGCCCATCACGGCAAGGAGGAGAGCCAGTGGCATCTTCTTCAGTGATGACggccccaccctgccctgctACGGGCACTCACGCAGCAGCAGGCGGTGACAGTGATCTGGATGGTGTTGCGGCCCGGCTGGCACACGTGCTTCAGATAGAGGGGCTTGTGGGAAGTCTTGTTGTCGCCGCGCTCGATGGTGAGCGGGGTGGCGTTGACGCTGACTTGCACGGAGGCTGGCCAGTTGGTGTTCATCTGCCGGTCCTCGTGGTGGTAGCACTTGAACTGCAGCTCCAAGTCAGGCCTGCATGGGGAGGACGGACGCTGAGAGTCAGGGGGCGGCGGGTGGGGCCGTGAGCCGTGGGGCAGGCGTCCGCTcacctcagcatcagggtcttgtagACGGAGTCTCGGAGCTGGAAGGCATGGTTGCTCACCGCCAGATTGTGCTGCAGGCGGAAGGGCTCCAGGACAACCCCATCCCGCACGGGGAAGGTCAGCCGCAGCTCGTCACAGGGGCCGCTGCCTGGAAGCAGGCCACGCAGGTGTGAGCAGGCCACCGGCCCTTGATGGCCACCAGGCCAGGcagcctgcccctgcccccatcgTGGGGCCCATGGTGGAGGGGAGTgtggcccctcctcccctcccatggGGCTGGGGCTTAGGACAGCATCTCTCCTAGGACACTGGGCTTGGCATTCACCTCCAGCGAAACAGGATCTTGGTGTCCTGCCATTCTTCCCTGCCTCAGTCACCTGGCCCAGTGATCCCTGCATCATGACTCTCGGAGAACATGCTCCCCACCCAAAAGGGTGGCACTTCTGGTGCTTTCAGAGGGAGCAGGAGGCAGAAGAGGTGTGAACGGGCCACCTGCCACCACCCCGGTGCTCAAGTCAGGGTTGTAAgaccccagctgctgctgctgcggtgGTCTCCCAGATATCAGGAGTGGGCTTCTGGGGGCCCATACATACCCTGGAACCACACCAAAACTTTGGGTGCATGGCTATTTTTCTAGAGAGGTGATCTACACCTTGATTAGATTTGCAAAGAGCtccattaacagaaaataaaggtgaagccctcccctcacccctcaaGTTCTCTGCAGGACTCTCCAGAGCCTCCTGCCCACCTGTCCTGAGAGCAGACCTCACTCACCAGGCGGCGATGGATGTAAGTTGCTCACACTGGGCTTGAGGTCAGGCAGGAAGGGAGACTTGACCTCCTGGCTGGTAGACATGTAGGGGATGCTGCTGCCGGGGGTCATGGGTGGTGTGGGGCTCCCGGGCAGTGGGGAGCTGGGGTAGCCAGGGATGGAACGAGTGGGCTGTGGGGTGGAGCAAACAGTGGAGGTGGACTAGTAAGGGGGTGCTTGTTCCTGGAGCACCCGCCGGGAACGGTcaggccaggggtgggggcagccccAGGGGGGCTTGGTTGGGCCTCCACAAGTCCTCCTGCTTGAGTGCCCTCTCTCCCTGCACCCACCCCGTAAGCTTCCCGCCCGCTTGCCCATCTGGCCATACCCCACTCAGGCCAGGCTGGCTGTAGCTGATGCTGCCCCCGTTGAAGCTGGCACCCTGCCCGTTGAACTGTTCTGCAGGCTGCAGGAGAGAAAACCGCGTGAGCCTGGGGCTGCCGCCTGCCTCTGAGCAGGGCCTGGAACTGACTCTAGGAGAGGGCTGGGGACAAGGGAACTCGGCACATGCATGGGTGGGTGttagtcttttttcttctttatacacTTTTTGGGTTTTCCAAATAATCTACAGGGAGCACACACAGATGTCATAATTTACAGAATTACCACTACAGAAAAAGAGCTGACCCCACACATCAGAGAGATTTACAGGGAAGCCACAGAGGCTGAAAGGACATAGGTACTCACATCTCCTCgcccttctccagcagcaccTCTATCACTCAGGCCCTTCCTGACCCCTCTGGCCTGTCCCCTCGCTGGGCTACTTGGCAGCAAGCTGAGGGAATGGGGACACTTTTCCCTAAAGTGGCTTGGTACTTGCCTGATACTCCCTGCTATTCCCTATACCATATCTCATGGTGCAGGAGCCTCTCACAGAGGCTCCTTTCAAACCTGAACACCTGTCCTGGGAGCTGCCCTACACTGGTTAGGACCCCTGCGAAGCTTGTGGCTGCCTGGTCACCTGAGCACTCTGGGCCCACTCCCTAGCTGGCCCTGGCTGCCTCAAGGTCTGTCTGTGTCCCACAGTGCTGGGCGTGGGGCCAGCCGGGGTCACAGAGGCTGGGGTGAACCGGCCCTACCTTGTAGTGTGGTCCCACAGGGCTGGCGGTGGACAGGGATGGGCTTGTGCCCTGCTGCAGCGGCAGCCTGTGCCCGGGGTAGGAGGATGGGGCAGGGGGCTGCCCAGGGCCAGGTACGTACTGGGTGGCACCAGGTGTATACTGGCCTCCTGACAGGTACTGCTGCCCAGGGTACACCTGAAGAAGGAAGAGGCAAAATGACAAGAAGAGGTGTCAGGGAAGCCGGTTCCCACAAAGGGACGATGGTGTCCCTCATCAGGCATGGCCAGTTCTCTCACATACAACGGCTCTGATGGCCCTCATGGGGAGGGAAGCCCAGCTACTCACCTCGCCCGAGTAGGCTCTCTTGACACCCTGTCGGGGCAGCGGCTGGGCCTGGGGGGGGCCCGGGTACCCTTGCTGGGGCAGGCGCTGCCCTGCATAGAGGGGCGCCATGCCCACTGCCCGGGTGGAGTTCATGCCCATGGGGCTCATGCTGGAGGGGCCCATCAGCCCTCCCACGCTGGCTGGGTTCATGCTGCTGGGCACGCTGGGCCCTCGGGGACCACCGTGCTGCAAGAACTGGCTGTTAAAAGACTGTCCGGCCCCCATCTGGGAAAAGAAGACAAGAACCATCCAGACCTTACCCACCAGTGTGGGCGCCACCCCCAAGCCCACCCCTTGCAGGCAGGCTGTCCCCAGCCCGGGTCCTCTCCCCTCAGCTCCCCACTCCCTTCCTGTCTCATCTTCATCACTCCTGGAATACGGCCTGCATGTCCCCAAGTCCTCCACCCTGGTTGCCTGACAGGCCCCCGTCTTCTGGGCCAGCACACATGGGCCACACAGGAGGAGCTGCGGGGCCTCACCGCTCCGTACTGGCTCAGCTCCTGACTCTGCTTCTCCTGGAGGGCGGCCACGGTGGCCGTGGCTGTGGCGGTGGCCGTGGCGGCGGCAGCAGCCACTGCAGCCGCCGCCGCTGCTTGAGTGAAGTTGGTGGATGGCCGTGTGGCGTGTGAGGGGAGGCCCAGGCCCCCCGGACCTCCTGGGCCACCTGCATACCTGCAAGAGACAGACGGCTCAGCTCAGAGGCACTTCCCTGGCCTCTCCTCGGGGGCACATGGCACCTATGGGGAGCCCCATTCTTTCCCAGACACCCCATCATTAGCTCCAGAGCTGGCAGGAGCAGCAGAGTCATAGTAACTCCTGACCACACAGTTCCCTGGTGCCCACCAAGCAAGAAGCATCGCCCCCCCAGAGGGCTCCTGGCACACCTGCCAGAGGAGGAGGGCCCTGCTTACCCGGTAGTGAAGCCGGGGCCCCCGGGGTAGCCCCCGCGGCCATACACCCCTTGTGGCACGTAGCTCTTGTTGGCACCACCCTCACCGAACGCCTGCTGTCCGAGGCACTGTGGGGAGCTCAGGGCAGAGCTGCCGCCTGCCATGCCGGGCATCACAGAGCTGCCGGGGGGGCTCCCTGCAGGGCCCATGGGGTTCCCCAAAACCTACAAGGAACCGAGAATCACTAAAGGAGACCATGCAAACAATCTGCTTAGTGCAGTGGTTCTAAAGTGGTGGAAAGAAGAGGCCTGGCAGgtgaggaggtggaggtgggggcagaggggaggggtggTCCAGAGGGGTCGTGGGGAGCTGTGCACAGGTGGGGGTGTGGAGGCCAAGATCCCATGCCATGCATGAAAGAGCTAGTCTCTGAGGACGTGGGAGACTCAGGAAGCTCTAGCTCCACGCCTCCAAGACCTGAGCTGGGCACTGATGCCTCCCAGGGTGGGGCCAGGGCTGGGCTCACCTGGCTCTGTGCTGCGTTGCCGACTCCCCACACGGTTGTGACCACAGACAGCGATCCTGCTGGCTGAGTGGCACTCTGTTGCCAAGGCACCGCCTCATATGCGAATGGACCATCACTGCACAGAGAGGCACAGGTGGGGAGCCTGGGTCAGGAGGCCTCAGGTGCCGAGAACCCCACCGGGGAGGATCTGAAGGCTGAGAGCAGCGGGGTCCCACTCCACCACCACCTTCCCATGTTCTGAGGCCTGAGAGGGGAGGGCAGCCGGAGCCCCCACTCACCTGTGTGGTGCGGGGGGCAGGGCAGGTTTCATGGGGTTCATGGGGTTCATTGGCTTGGGAACAGCCTGAAGGCCAGGTCTGCGGGAGGCAGGAAGCGGCCCTCACCGGTGCTCACGTGAGACTTGGCTGCTCTGGCTGCGGGGACAAGGGGGACGGAAGTGCGTGGAGATGCACCTGGGAGAACCAAGCCCTGTCCTGCCTCTGCTCTGGAAGGTAGGGAGGGTGATGGGGACCCGGGGGCCCACTCGGCATGCGGGGGGAGCAGTCAGGCCACCCTGGCATTGGCCCGACCTTACACTGCCCACCCTGGCAAACCTCTGCTCGCACCACCCCTCTACATCTAGCCCAGAAGCTAGCATTAGCCCTTGCTGGTCATGCCCTGCCACCACGAGCCCCTGGAATACCTTTGGAAGATGGAAGAAGGCTTTCTGATCCCCAAAACCTTCCACATTCTCCCTCCCTACATGAAGGCGTGGATACACATAAAAGCCAGGGAGCATTCAGGACCCAACTGCCAGAATCCACCCCGGCCCCTCTGCTCCAACCACACACAAGGCCCCAGGGTGGAGGGCAAGGCCAGAAGCACACAGGGGGCCACCATGAGGCACACTACCCTGCCCCATGGTGGGCAGGCCCTCCAGATGCCAGAGTCACAGGGTCAGCTATCCTCCAGCcagattggggggtgggggtgtgtgtgggggggacgCCTGCTGGAACTCAGTGTGGGGTCAGCAGCTCATCCTTGGCTggcagcacccccaccccagggcagcAGAAGGGTGACATGTGCCCACTCCCTCGTTCTGAGGCCAAGGGGGCTGCCTGGGGCAGACCTGACCCCTACAGATTGCCTGACATCCAGGGTGATGATGCAACAAAGCAGGGACGCACACACAGCACAGTGGGCAGAGGGCTGGTGGCGACCCAGTGGACACTCATGGAACTTGTGTGCCAATGCTGGAAAGGGGGGATGCTTCGCCCCACCATGTGGGGCCAGCTCTCTTCCACTTAGCACCTCAGAAAACCAGCGAAGCAGTGGTTGGCTTCTCCTCCAGGCTGCCAACGCCTTCAGACACCACCACAAGCAAACCCTTCACCTACCAGGCCGAGGGCCCTTGCTGGCACTCCCAGGaccactttcacacacacacacacacacacacacacacacacacacacacacactacctgGGGAAGCTAACTTGCAGAGGTTCAGTCTTGCCTCCTCAGAACTTAtattgccacacacacacacacacacacacacacactacctgGGGAAGCTAACTTGCAGAGGTTCAGTCTTGCCTCCTCAGAACTCATATTGCCTCCCTCTGGCTCAGGAGCGAGCGGGCAGCCCTGGGACTCACTCAAGCCCAGAGCTCACACTCCATCAGGACCTCACGGACAGGGCAGCCCCAGGGAGGCAGAGTTACAATCACATCCTGTACAAAAACCGTTCTGAAGGCACA encodes the following:
- the ZMIZ2 gene encoding zinc finger MIZ domain-containing protein 2 isoform X1, whose protein sequence is MNPMNPMKPALPPAPHSDGPFAYEAVPWQQSATQPAGSLSVVTTVWGVGNAAQSQVLGNPMGPAGSPPGSSVMPGMAGGSSALSSPQCLGQQAFGEGGANKSYVPQGVYGRGGYPGGPGFTTGYAGGPGGPGGLGLPSHATRPSTNFTQAAAAAAVAAAAATATATATATVAALQEKQSQELSQYGAMGAGQSFNSQFLQHGGPRGPSVPSSMNPASVGGLMGPSSMSPMGMNSTRAVGMAPLYAGQRLPQQGYPGPPQAQPLPRQGVKRAYSGEVYPGQQYLSGGQYTPGATQYVPGPGQPPAPSSYPGHRLPLQQGTSPSLSTASPVGPHYKPAEQFNGQGASFNGGSISYSQPGLSGPTRSIPGYPSSPLPGSPTPPMTPGSSIPYMSTSQEVKSPFLPDLKPSVSNLHPSPPGSGPCDELRLTFPVRDGVVLEPFRLQHNLAVSNHAFQLRDSVYKTLMLRPDLELQFKCYHHEDRQMNTNWPASVQVSVNATPLTIERGDNKTSHKPLYLKHVCQPGRNTIQITVTACCCSHLFVLQLVHRPSVRSVLQGLLKKRLLPAEHCITKIKRNFSSGTIPGTPGPNGEDGVEQTAIKVALKCPITFRRIQLPARGHDCRHIQCFDLESYLQLNCERGTWRCPVCNKTALLEGLEVDQYMLGILIYIQNSDFEEITIDPTCSWKPVPVKPDLHVKEEPDGPVLKRCRTVSPAHMLMPSVMEMIAALGPGATPFTPLQPPSAPAPGDYPGQGSSFLGPGTFPESFPPTTPSTPTLTEFTPGPPPVSYQPDIPSNLLTPEKSGPCLPGQMAPAGHLDPAHNPGPPGLHAPNLGGPPGPQLHHPNPPPASRPALGPVNSGPLSELAFSAATGMMGPPVSGAGEAPEPALEVVCEPEPVHKRQLLPELTNPDELLSYLGPPDLPTNSNDDLLSLFENN
- the ZMIZ2 gene encoding zinc finger MIZ domain-containing protein 2 isoform X2 — its product is MNPMNPMKPALPPAPHSDGPFAYEAVPWQQSATQPAGSLSVVTTVWGVGNAAQSQVLGNPMGPAGSPPGSSVMPGMAGGSSALSSPQCLGQQAFGEGGANKSYVPQGVYGRGGYPGGPGFTTGYAGGPGGPGGLGLPSHATRPSTNFTQAAAAAAVAAAAATATATATATVAALQEKQSQELSQYGAMGAGQSFNSQFLQHGGPRGPSVPSSMNPASVGGLMGPSSMSPMGMNSTRAVGMAPLYAGQRLPQQGYPGPPQAQPLPRQGVKRAYSGEVYPGQQYLSGGQYTPGATQYVPGPGQPPAPSSYPGHRLPLQQGTSPSLSTASPVGPHYKPAEQFNGQGASFNGGSISYSQPGLSGPTRSIPGYPSSPLPGSPTPPMTPGSSIPYMSTSQEVKSPFLPDLKPSVSNLHPSPPGSGPCDELRLTFPVRDGVVLEPFRLQHNLAVSNHAFQLRDSVYKTLMLRPDLELQFKCYHHEDRQMNTNWPASVQVSVNATPLTIERGDNKTSHKPLYLKHVCQPGRNTIQITVTACCCSHLFVLQLVHRPSVRSVLQGLLKKRLLPAEHCITKIKRNFSSGTIPGTPGPNGEDGVEQTAIKVALKCPITFRRIQLPARGHDCRHIQCFDLESYLQLNCERGTWRCPVCNKTALLEGLEVDQYMLGILIYIQNSDFEEITIDPTCSWKPVPVKPDLHVKEEPDGPVLKRCRTVSPAHMLMPSVMEMIAALGPGATPFTPLQPPSAPAPGDYPGQGSSFLGPGTFPESFPPTTPSTPTLTEFTPGPPPVSYQPDIPSNLLTPEKSGPCLPGQMAPAGHLDPAHNPGPPGLHAPNLGGPPGPQLHHPNPPPASRPALGPVNSGPLSELAFSAATGMMGPPVSGAGEAPEPALELLPELTNPDELLSYLGPPDLPTNSNDDLLSLFENN